One window from the genome of Bdellovibrio sp. NC01 encodes:
- a CDS encoding chloride channel protein, which yields MLISSLRSKAQYLLKKVEYEESLRVVPYLIASLVAAGTAIIYSKLFFQVEEAASWILRETHWSVSLLATLATVFLSWFIPHKIAAQAGGSGIPQMLIANELDPSKDKMIIRKLIGIRVILVKIIASLVCVLGGGAVGQEGPTLQIASGIFYRIGEKSTKWIRQTTLRTFILAGGASGLAAAFNTPLGGIAYALEELSKDSFNNFKTYVLWSIITTGIIVQTFSGGYLYFGFPHLESVVFQTYLFVVVIGILAGAMGSYFGSALYEISKFRKRLKGIKKLIALNLACGLLFWLGIYFVSATGVGGGKVLIMDLLFKNNWATPFDMLVRIAGPLLMSLAGVAGGLFAPSLAVGATMGSLLSEFFWTHNHHLLIMAGMIAFLTGFMRTPFTAFILIFEMTDRHSALFPMMIAATVAMWVSSLLQKHSFYDRVKEDFLHEHQNKESSATALVSSEKESLS from the coding sequence TTGTGGCTGCAGGTACGGCCATTATCTATTCCAAACTGTTCTTTCAAGTCGAGGAAGCGGCGTCATGGATTTTGCGCGAAACCCACTGGAGCGTTTCGTTACTGGCCACCCTAGCAACGGTGTTTTTAAGCTGGTTTATTCCGCATAAGATCGCAGCACAAGCCGGGGGCAGCGGTATTCCGCAGATGTTAATCGCAAATGAACTTGATCCCTCTAAAGACAAGATGATCATTCGCAAATTGATCGGCATTCGTGTGATCTTAGTTAAAATCATTGCGTCTTTGGTGTGTGTCTTAGGTGGTGGTGCTGTCGGTCAAGAAGGTCCTACACTACAAATCGCGTCGGGCATCTTTTATCGCATTGGCGAAAAATCAACGAAATGGATTCGCCAAACGACGTTGCGCACTTTCATTCTTGCCGGTGGTGCTTCAGGTCTTGCTGCCGCTTTCAACACACCCCTGGGTGGTATCGCTTATGCTCTTGAAGAGTTAAGCAAAGATAGTTTTAACAACTTTAAAACATACGTTCTGTGGTCGATCATCACAACCGGCATTATCGTGCAAACTTTTTCAGGCGGTTATCTCTATTTCGGATTCCCGCACCTGGAAAGTGTTGTGTTCCAAACTTATCTTTTTGTTGTCGTCATTGGCATTCTTGCTGGCGCCATGGGATCGTATTTTGGTTCGGCCCTTTATGAAATTTCAAAATTCAGAAAACGTTTAAAGGGAATAAAAAAACTGATCGCTCTGAATCTTGCGTGTGGTTTGTTGTTCTGGCTGGGAATTTATTTTGTAAGCGCAACGGGAGTTGGCGGTGGCAAGGTCCTGATCATGGATCTGTTATTTAAAAACAACTGGGCCACACCGTTTGATATGCTAGTGCGTATTGCAGGGCCTCTATTAATGTCACTTGCTGGAGTTGCCGGCGGTTTATTCGCGCCATCATTAGCGGTCGGTGCAACGATGGGCTCTTTGCTTTCGGAGTTCTTCTGGACTCATAATCACCATCTTTTGATTATGGCTGGTATGATCGCCTTCCTAACCGGTTTCATGCGCACGCCATTCACTGCATTTATTTTAATTTTTGAAATGACAGATCGTCACTCGGCGCTGTTCCCAATGATGATTGCAGCGACTGTGGCCATGTGGGTTTCAAGTCTGCTGCAAAAACATTCGTTCTATGATCGCGTTAAAGAAGATTTTCTGCATGAGCATCAGAATAAAGAATCCAGTGCGACAGCTTTAGTTAGTTCTGAAAAAGAATCTCTGAGTTAA